In Balneolales bacterium ANBcel1, the following proteins share a genomic window:
- a CDS encoding thioesterase, whose protein sequence is MTFTRTYDIPYFNVGADRKLRITSLMQYLEDMAIRHSEECGIGLDFYEENKVAWVLAKWDIEVLEYPVFNQKITITTEPSSFRSYFGFRRYEVRDADGELLARAATLWIYVDMRRKRPIPVTEEIIKAFGVSPDSKRPIPLKAPEPPETARYETHYPIRLGDIDTNRHVNNIRYVEWALETLPPDFSEGKRVTRVMVDYRKELVYGEEVLAVADVVSGEDGATRSRHRVGNGDKDACLATFEWS, encoded by the coding sequence ATGACCTTCACCCGAACCTACGATATTCCCTATTTCAATGTGGGAGCCGACCGCAAGCTCCGAATCACCTCTTTGATGCAATACCTCGAGGATATGGCCATCCGGCACAGTGAGGAATGCGGAATAGGTCTCGACTTTTATGAAGAGAACAAGGTGGCATGGGTGCTGGCCAAGTGGGATATCGAGGTGCTTGAATATCCGGTATTCAACCAGAAGATCACCATCACCACCGAGCCCAGTTCGTTTCGCAGTTATTTTGGATTTCGTCGTTATGAGGTGCGTGATGCCGATGGCGAATTGCTGGCCAGGGCCGCCACCCTGTGGATTTATGTCGACATGCGACGCAAGCGACCCATCCCGGTTACGGAGGAGATCATAAAGGCATTCGGAGTATCGCCAGACAGCAAGCGGCCCATTCCTTTGAAAGCGCCTGAACCGCCCGAAACCGCCCGCTATGAGACCCACTACCCGATCCGTCTGGGTGATATCGATACCAACCGCCATGTCAACAACATTCGGTATGTCGAATGGGCGCTGGAGACACTTCCACCGGACTTCAGCGAGGGAAAGCGTGTTACGCGCGTGATGGTCGACTACCGAAAGGAGCTGGTTTACGGCGAGGAGGTACTTGCCGTGGCGGATGTCGTTTCAGGAGAAGATGGAGCCACACGTTCCCGCCATCGCGTGGGCAACGGAGACAAGGATGCCTGTTTGGCTACCTTTGAGTGGAGTTAG